A single region of the Coregonus clupeaformis isolate EN_2021a chromosome 16, ASM2061545v1, whole genome shotgun sequence genome encodes:
- the LOC121584646 gene encoding mothers against decapentaplegic homolog 2 isoform X2 → MSSILPFTPPVVKRLLGWKKSGSGAGGGEQNGQEEKWCEKAVKSLVKKLKKTGQLDELEKAITTQNCNTKCVTIPSNCSEIWGLSTPNTIEQWDTSGLYSYPDQTRSLDGRLQVSHRKGLPHVIYCRLWRWPDLHSHHELRAIEACEYAFHLKKDEVCINPYHYQRVETPVLPPVLVPRHSEILTELPPLDDYTHSIPENTNFPAGIEPPNNYIPETPPPGYISEDGEASDQPMNQSSPAELSPGTLSPVNHSMDLQPVTYSEPAFWCSIAYYELNQRVGETFHASQPSLTVDGFTDPSNSERFCLGLLSNVNRNATVEMTRRHIGRGVRLYYIGGEVFAECLSDSAIFVQSPNCNQRYGWHPATVCKIPPGCNLKIFNNQEFAALLAQSVNQGFEAVYQLTRMCTIRMSFVKGWGAEYRRQTVTSTPCWIELHLNGPLQWLDKVLTQMGSPSVRCSSMS, encoded by the exons ATGTCCTCCATCTTGCCTTTCACCCCTCCAGTAGTTAAGAGGCTCCTGGGGTGGAAGAAGTCAGGCAGTGGCGCCGGGGGAGGAGAGCAGAACGGCCAGGAGGAGAAGTGGTGTGAGAAGGCTGTCAAGAGCCTGGTGAAGAAGCTGAAGAAGACTGGACAGCTGGACGAGCTGGAGAAGGCCATCACCACCCAGAACTGCAACACCAAGTGTGTCACCATCCCCAG CAATTGCTCTGAAATATGGGGACTGAGTACACCAAATACGATAGAACAGTGGGATACCTCAGGCCTATACAGCTACCCTGACCAAACCAG ATCCCTGGATGGGCGCCTGCAGGTCTCACACAGAAAGGGTCTTCCTCATGTCATCTACTGCCGCTTGTGGCGATGGCCCGACCTGCACAGCCACCATGAACTGCGCGCCATCGAGGCCTGCGAGTACGCCTTCCACCTCAAGAAGGATGAGGTCTGCAtcaacccctaccactaccagAGGGTGGAGACCCCAG TTCTGCCACCTGTACTTGTGCCAAGACACTCGGAAATTCTGACAGAACTGCCCCCATTGGATGACTACACTCATTCCATACCCGAGAACACAAACTTTCCTGCGGGGATCGAGCCTCCAAATAACTACATACCAG AAACGCCACCACCTGGATATATAAGTGAGGATGGGGAAGCCAGCGATCAACCGATGAATCAAA GTTCTCCTGCTGAATTGTCCCCCGGCACCCTCTCACCAGTCAATCATAGCATGG ACCTGCAGCCGGTGACCTACTCTGAGCCTGCGTTCTGGTGCTCTATAGCTTACTATGAGCTGAACCAGCGTGTTGGAGAGACCTTCCACGCCTCGCAGCCCTCTCTGACCGTGGACGGTTTCACAGACCCCTCCAACTCAGAGCGTTTCTGTTTGGGCCTGCTCTCCAACGTCAACAGGAATGCCACTGTGGAGATGACCAGGAGGCATATAG GAAGAGGAGTCAGGCTGTACTATATTGGCGGTGAGGTGTTTGCTGAGTGTCTCAGTGATAGCGCCATCTTTGTTCAAAGTCCAAACTGCAACCAGCGGTATGGGTGGCACCCAGCAACCGTGTGTAAAATTCCTCCAG gttGTAACCTGAAGATCTTCAACAACCAGGAGTTTGCCGCCCTGCTGGCCCAGTCCGTGAACCAGGGCTTTGAGGCTGTGTACCAACTCACCAGGATGTGCACCATCCGCATGAGCTTTGTCAAAGGCTGGGGGGCTGAATACAG ACGGCAGACTGTCACAAGCACTCCCTGCTGGATTGAGCTGCATTTGAATGGACCTCTGCAATGGCTGGACAAAGTGCTGACTCAGATGGGTTCCCCTTCTGTACGCTGCTCCAGTATGTCATAA
- the LOC121584646 gene encoding mothers against decapentaplegic homolog 2 isoform X1, giving the protein MSSILPFTPPVVKRLLGWKKSGSGAGGGEQNGQEEKWCEKAVKSLVKKLKKTGQLDELEKAITTQNCNTKCVTIPSNCSEIWGLSTPNTIEQWDTSGLYSYPDQTRSLDGRLQVSHRKGLPHVIYCRLWRWPDLHSHHELRAIEACEYAFHLKKDEVCINPYHYQRVETPVLPPVLVPRHSEILTELPPLDDYTHSIPENTNFPAGIEPPNNYIPETPPPGYISEDGEASDQPMNQSMDTGSPAELSPGTLSPVNHSMDLQPVTYSEPAFWCSIAYYELNQRVGETFHASQPSLTVDGFTDPSNSERFCLGLLSNVNRNATVEMTRRHIGRGVRLYYIGGEVFAECLSDSAIFVQSPNCNQRYGWHPATVCKIPPGCNLKIFNNQEFAALLAQSVNQGFEAVYQLTRMCTIRMSFVKGWGAEYRRQTVTSTPCWIELHLNGPLQWLDKVLTQMGSPSVRCSSMS; this is encoded by the exons ATGTCCTCCATCTTGCCTTTCACCCCTCCAGTAGTTAAGAGGCTCCTGGGGTGGAAGAAGTCAGGCAGTGGCGCCGGGGGAGGAGAGCAGAACGGCCAGGAGGAGAAGTGGTGTGAGAAGGCTGTCAAGAGCCTGGTGAAGAAGCTGAAGAAGACTGGACAGCTGGACGAGCTGGAGAAGGCCATCACCACCCAGAACTGCAACACCAAGTGTGTCACCATCCCCAG CAATTGCTCTGAAATATGGGGACTGAGTACACCAAATACGATAGAACAGTGGGATACCTCAGGCCTATACAGCTACCCTGACCAAACCAG ATCCCTGGATGGGCGCCTGCAGGTCTCACACAGAAAGGGTCTTCCTCATGTCATCTACTGCCGCTTGTGGCGATGGCCCGACCTGCACAGCCACCATGAACTGCGCGCCATCGAGGCCTGCGAGTACGCCTTCCACCTCAAGAAGGATGAGGTCTGCAtcaacccctaccactaccagAGGGTGGAGACCCCAG TTCTGCCACCTGTACTTGTGCCAAGACACTCGGAAATTCTGACAGAACTGCCCCCATTGGATGACTACACTCATTCCATACCCGAGAACACAAACTTTCCTGCGGGGATCGAGCCTCCAAATAACTACATACCAG AAACGCCACCACCTGGATATATAAGTGAGGATGGGGAAGCCAGCGATCAACCGATGAATCAAAGTATGGACACAG GTTCTCCTGCTGAATTGTCCCCCGGCACCCTCTCACCAGTCAATCATAGCATGG ACCTGCAGCCGGTGACCTACTCTGAGCCTGCGTTCTGGTGCTCTATAGCTTACTATGAGCTGAACCAGCGTGTTGGAGAGACCTTCCACGCCTCGCAGCCCTCTCTGACCGTGGACGGTTTCACAGACCCCTCCAACTCAGAGCGTTTCTGTTTGGGCCTGCTCTCCAACGTCAACAGGAATGCCACTGTGGAGATGACCAGGAGGCATATAG GAAGAGGAGTCAGGCTGTACTATATTGGCGGTGAGGTGTTTGCTGAGTGTCTCAGTGATAGCGCCATCTTTGTTCAAAGTCCAAACTGCAACCAGCGGTATGGGTGGCACCCAGCAACCGTGTGTAAAATTCCTCCAG gttGTAACCTGAAGATCTTCAACAACCAGGAGTTTGCCGCCCTGCTGGCCCAGTCCGTGAACCAGGGCTTTGAGGCTGTGTACCAACTCACCAGGATGTGCACCATCCGCATGAGCTTTGTCAAAGGCTGGGGGGCTGAATACAG ACGGCAGACTGTCACAAGCACTCCCTGCTGGATTGAGCTGCATTTGAATGGACCTCTGCAATGGCTGGACAAAGTGCTGACTCAGATGGGTTCCCCTTCTGTACGCTGCTCCAGTATGTCATAA
- the LOC121584646 gene encoding mothers against decapentaplegic homolog 2 isoform X3, translated as MSSILPFTPPVVKRLLGWKKSGSGAGGGEQNGQEEKWCEKAVKSLVKKLKKTGQLDELEKAITTQNCNTKCVTIPRSLDGRLQVSHRKGLPHVIYCRLWRWPDLHSHHELRAIEACEYAFHLKKDEVCINPYHYQRVETPVLPPVLVPRHSEILTELPPLDDYTHSIPENTNFPAGIEPPNNYIPETPPPGYISEDGEASDQPMNQSMDTGSPAELSPGTLSPVNHSMDLQPVTYSEPAFWCSIAYYELNQRVGETFHASQPSLTVDGFTDPSNSERFCLGLLSNVNRNATVEMTRRHIGRGVRLYYIGGEVFAECLSDSAIFVQSPNCNQRYGWHPATVCKIPPGCNLKIFNNQEFAALLAQSVNQGFEAVYQLTRMCTIRMSFVKGWGAEYRRQTVTSTPCWIELHLNGPLQWLDKVLTQMGSPSVRCSSMS; from the exons ATGTCCTCCATCTTGCCTTTCACCCCTCCAGTAGTTAAGAGGCTCCTGGGGTGGAAGAAGTCAGGCAGTGGCGCCGGGGGAGGAGAGCAGAACGGCCAGGAGGAGAAGTGGTGTGAGAAGGCTGTCAAGAGCCTGGTGAAGAAGCTGAAGAAGACTGGACAGCTGGACGAGCTGGAGAAGGCCATCACCACCCAGAACTGCAACACCAAGTGTGTCACCATCCCCAG ATCCCTGGATGGGCGCCTGCAGGTCTCACACAGAAAGGGTCTTCCTCATGTCATCTACTGCCGCTTGTGGCGATGGCCCGACCTGCACAGCCACCATGAACTGCGCGCCATCGAGGCCTGCGAGTACGCCTTCCACCTCAAGAAGGATGAGGTCTGCAtcaacccctaccactaccagAGGGTGGAGACCCCAG TTCTGCCACCTGTACTTGTGCCAAGACACTCGGAAATTCTGACAGAACTGCCCCCATTGGATGACTACACTCATTCCATACCCGAGAACACAAACTTTCCTGCGGGGATCGAGCCTCCAAATAACTACATACCAG AAACGCCACCACCTGGATATATAAGTGAGGATGGGGAAGCCAGCGATCAACCGATGAATCAAAGTATGGACACAG GTTCTCCTGCTGAATTGTCCCCCGGCACCCTCTCACCAGTCAATCATAGCATGG ACCTGCAGCCGGTGACCTACTCTGAGCCTGCGTTCTGGTGCTCTATAGCTTACTATGAGCTGAACCAGCGTGTTGGAGAGACCTTCCACGCCTCGCAGCCCTCTCTGACCGTGGACGGTTTCACAGACCCCTCCAACTCAGAGCGTTTCTGTTTGGGCCTGCTCTCCAACGTCAACAGGAATGCCACTGTGGAGATGACCAGGAGGCATATAG GAAGAGGAGTCAGGCTGTACTATATTGGCGGTGAGGTGTTTGCTGAGTGTCTCAGTGATAGCGCCATCTTTGTTCAAAGTCCAAACTGCAACCAGCGGTATGGGTGGCACCCAGCAACCGTGTGTAAAATTCCTCCAG gttGTAACCTGAAGATCTTCAACAACCAGGAGTTTGCCGCCCTGCTGGCCCAGTCCGTGAACCAGGGCTTTGAGGCTGTGTACCAACTCACCAGGATGTGCACCATCCGCATGAGCTTTGTCAAAGGCTGGGGGGCTGAATACAG ACGGCAGACTGTCACAAGCACTCCCTGCTGGATTGAGCTGCATTTGAATGGACCTCTGCAATGGCTGGACAAAGTGCTGACTCAGATGGGTTCCCCTTCTGTACGCTGCTCCAGTATGTCATAA
- the LOC121584648 gene encoding immediate early response 3-interacting protein 1 has product MAFTLYSLIQAVILCVNAVAVLHEERFLSKIGWGVDQSIGGFGDEPGIKVQLMNLVRSVRTVMRVPLIAVNSVCIVLLLLFG; this is encoded by the exons ATGGCGTTTACATTATATTCCCTTATTCAAGCGGTGATTTTGTGTGTAAATGCTGTCGCCGTATTGCACGAAGAGAGATTTTTAAGTAAAA TTGGCTGGGGTGTGGACCAAAGTATTGGGGGATTTGGTGATGAACCAGGCATCAAAGTGCAGCTAATGAACCTTGTCCGCTCTGTGAGGACAGTAATGAGAG TGCCCTTGATTGCTGTCAATTCGGTCTGCATTGTGTTGTTGCTGCTGTTTGGCTGA
- the si:ch211-12e13.1 gene encoding uncharacterized protein si:ch211-12e13.1, which produces MKMGNIMSNVFIAGLPLYAIYFLYANIYCSYKLLKANVVFDSRQRIPCFAYLFLRYVFRALIKRQGHLYFCDSDVKGEVAFTIFNCRFNKDLLRRFCNAAGYGWDYPDIEFRDIPLCYPETLCLRMLDILISDEKFRLSPLGLVRVRQSLRTWQPIDELKKGPFMLQARVLEYRVVEDGVEVDISLTAISRTDQPVWESVLTMLSQDRGRTPSTQPIPEWYDGHLDTSESDDIMKAVDINVPWTTGLKSVWAFSDYSPHCLLTIPAKLSGYRCTQTPGLWMLSKCLAEIEKHKGVDAIRAPISVTAQFKEPLLVAGKVTIKFCESVGVQSSSKCVSFQMEQYGRKIPHIKGQICRTTVEDVN; this is translated from the exons ATGAAAATGGGAAATATTATGAGCAATGTTTTCATTGCTGGGCTCCCATTGTATGCCATATATTTTCTTTACGCCAACATTTATTGCTCTTATAAACTACTGAAAGCTAATGTCGTGTTTGACAGTCGTCAGAGGATTCCATGTTTTGCCTACCTTTTTCTCAGATATGTTTTCAGAGCTCTTATCAAAAGACAAGGGCATTTGTACTTTTGCGATAGCGATGTCAAAGGTGAAGTTGCCTTCACCATCTTTAACTGCAG GTTCAACAAGGATCTACTGAGGAGGTTCTGTAATGCTGCTGGATATGGCTGGGACTACCCAGACATTGAGTTCAGGGATATCCCTCTGTGTTACCCAGAGACCCTCTGTCTGCGGATGCTTGACATATTAATATCTGATGAGAAGTTCAGATTGAGCCCTCTGG GTCTTGTCCGGGTACGTCAGAGTTTGAGAACATGGCAGCCAATAGATGAGCTGAAGAAGGGACCCTTCATGTTGCAGGCTCGTGTGTTGGAGTACAGGGTCGTTGAAGATGGGGTGGAGGTTGACATTTCTCTAACTGCCATTTCACGCACTGACCAGCCAGTATGGGAGAGCGTTTTGACAATGCTCTCCCAGGACAGAGGCCGAACACCAAGCACACAACCTAtacctgagtggtatgatg GGCACTTGGACACATCAGAGTCAGATGACATCATGAAGGCTGTGGATATCAATGTTCCCTGGACTACAGGACTAAAGTCTGTGTGGGCTTTCTCTGACTACTCTCCACATTGTCTCCTAACTATTCCTGCTAAACTCTCGGGCTACAGATGTACCCAAACTCCTGGTCTATGGATGCTGTCTAAATGCTTGGCTGAAATTGAAAAGCACAAAG GAGTTGATGCCATTAGAGCCCCCATCTCTGTCACCGCCCAGTTCAAGGAGCCATTGTTGGTAGCAGGAAAAGTGACCATCAAATTTTGTGAGAGTGTGGGAGTGCAGTCCTCTTCCAAGTGTGTTAGCTTCCAAATGGAGCAATACGGGAGGAAGATACCTCACATCAAGGGACAAATCTGCAGGACTACTGTAGAGGATGTGAATTAA